From one Spiroplasma endosymbiont of Lasioglossum villosulum genomic stretch:
- a CDS encoding DegV family protein has translation MKIGIVSDSATGFTLEDMKKYPEIIIIPLNIIEGENAYDDNNIDIDSETIRKKMIDEHYILKTSQTSRGKLEQYWDNALSKYDQILFLPIANNASGQYASSQVLQKEEKYKNKVHILETGAASIPLKFMVLIAFTLVKNGKKIPEILEILNKFRKTYESYIAPNDLKFLARGGRLPMSKARIGNFLRFKPILRCKETIDNIGRVRTLSKAMEEMLDIITKIKDVTKETIYIIDGWCRKDIIDEAIKKVKNRGFTKYKVEPLCNILKTHTGNNTIGFSVVPNQWVKEV, from the coding sequence ATGAAAATTGGAATTGTAAGTGATTCAGCTACTGGTTTTACCCTTGAAGATATGAAAAAATATCCTGAAATAATAATTATTCCTTTAAATATTATTGAAGGAGAAAATGCTTATGATGATAATAATATTGATATTGATAGTGAAACAATTCGTAAAAAGATGATTGATGAACACTATATTTTAAAAACTAGTCAAACTAGTCGTGGTAAACTTGAACAATATTGAGATAATGCTTTGAGTAAATATGATCAAATTTTATTTTTACCAATTGCTAATAATGCTTCAGGACAATATGCAAGTTCGCAAGTTTTACAAAAAGAAGAAAAATATAAAAATAAAGTCCATATTTTAGAAACAGGTGCTGCTTCAATACCTTTAAAATTTATGGTTTTAATTGCTTTTACTCTTGTTAAAAATGGAAAAAAAATTCCTGAAATTTTAGAAATTTTAAATAAATTCCGCAAAACTTATGAATCTTATATTGCTCCTAATGATTTAAAATTTTTAGCTCGTGGTGGTAGATTACCAATGAGTAAAGCAAGAATTGGTAATTTTTTACGTTTTAAACCAATTTTAAGATGTAAAGAAACAATTGATAATATTGGTAGAGTTAGAACTTTAAGTAAAGCTATGGAAGAAATGTTAGATATTATTACTAAAATTAAAGATGTTACTAAAGAAACAATATATATTATTGATGGTTGATGTAGAAAAGATATTATTGATGAAGCAATTAAAAAAGTAAAAAATAGAGGATTTACCAAATATAAAGTTGAACCATTATGTAATATTTTAAAAACACATACTGGTAATAATACTATTGGTTTTTCAGTAGTACCTAATCAATGAGTAAAAGAAGTCTAA
- the hisS gene encoding histidine--tRNA ligase produces the protein MQFQKPRGTRDMYNEEVIIYRNIIKSLTQCAIKYNYQEFITPIFENAQLFLRAVGDTTDIIQKEIYQFNDKNDRLLALRPEGTAGIVRAIIENKLYKSKQTLKYFYYGSMFRYERPQKGRQRQFNQFGIETVGVKHPLVDVEVMMMALEMIKSFSIPNLTLNINYFGSNETKNKYQIALKEQLLNQSKQLCENCQIRVNVSPLRVLECKICTKLNLEIPYLNDFLTNEEKTYFTTIINSLKNNKVNFIIDEHLVRGLDYYNGIIFEITTIDSRIGESQNTLLGGGRYDNLFNELGSPLKIPAIGFAIGIERLMLLLVENKNINKPPIIDLQIIALSELGLIMASDLLLQLRKENYHIDMEYNLYQDKNKSQIIDRSLAKNILFLKEKNQVSFYSFVKKEMIKLIFDTEQQLLSKVKNLLLEENEEYGKTL, from the coding sequence ATGCAATTTCAAAAGCCAAGAGGAACACGTGATATGTATAATGAAGAGGTTATTATATATCGTAATATTATTAAATCTTTAACACAGTGTGCAATTAAATATAATTATCAAGAATTTATTACTCCTATTTTTGAAAATGCTCAACTATTTTTACGAGCTGTGGGAGATACAACTGATATTATTCAGAAAGAAATTTATCAATTTAATGATAAAAATGATAGATTATTAGCTCTTCGTCCTGAAGGAACAGCAGGTATTGTTCGTGCTATAATTGAAAATAAATTATATAAATCTAAGCAAACGTTAAAGTATTTTTATTATGGTTCGATGTTTCGATATGAAAGACCTCAAAAAGGGCGTCAACGTCAATTTAATCAATTTGGTATCGAAACTGTTGGTGTTAAACATCCTTTAGTTGATGTTGAAGTAATGATGATGGCCTTAGAAATGATAAAAAGTTTTTCAATACCAAATTTAACTTTAAATATTAATTATTTTGGATCTAATGAAACAAAAAATAAATATCAAATAGCACTTAAAGAACAATTATTAAATCAAAGTAAGCAATTGTGTGAAAATTGTCAAATTAGAGTTAATGTATCACCACTAAGAGTTCTTGAATGTAAAATTTGTACTAAATTAAATTTAGAAATACCATATTTAAATGATTTTTTAACTAATGAAGAAAAAACATATTTTACAACTATTATTAATAGTTTAAAAAATAATAAAGTTAATTTTATTATTGATGAGCATTTAGTTCGTGGTTTAGATTATTATAATGGTATTATTTTTGAAATAACTACTATTGATTCACGAATTGGTGAAAGTCAAAATACTTTACTTGGTGGTGGTAGATATGATAATTTATTTAATGAATTGGGCTCACCATTAAAAATTCCTGCTATTGGTTTTGCAATTGGTATTGAAAGATTAATGTTATTATTGGTAGAAAATAAAAATATTAATAAACCACCAATTATTGATTTACAAATTATTGCTTTAAGCGAATTAGGATTAATAATGGCTTCCGATTTATTATTACAATTACGTAAAGAAAATTATCATATTGATATGGAATATAATTTATATCAAGATAAAAATAAGTCACAGATTATTGATCGTAGTTTAGCCAAAAATATACTATTTTTAAAAGAAAAAAATCAGGTTAGTTTTTATTCTTTTGTTAAAAAAGAAATGATAAAATTAATTTTTGATACTGAACAGCAATTGCTTAGTAAGGTTAAAAATCTATTATTAGAGGAGAATGAAGAATATGGAAAAACTCTTTAG
- the aspS gene encoding aspartate--tRNA ligase has translation MEKLFRTHTCGNLTQGDITKEIIISGWVKDIRINKFGIFIDLRDMYGTTQVIVKPDNGYYKEIKNVKVESVLKVIGTVVLRKNKDAKTANDMIEVVAKDIEILSNSINLPFVIKNDNTLASEELRLQYRYLDLRRPAMNYNIKFKHQVLSCLRTFLNQNNFLEIDTPCLTKSTPEGARDFLVPARIQKKHFYALPQSPQIYKQLLMISGIDKYYQIAKCFRDEDFRADRQPEFQQLDLEMAFTTSKEIKLIVENMLISLFNTLKIGNIPSTFSSITYDQAMDLYGSDKPDLRCTCKLINININNNSDGFIYKGFIVNDKMNETTIKKLTEISNQHGGKTLIIYDLIKKKIIHNNSKVKGDDLVLSEEISKIKYNNNFLIFVYEQQDIANKVMGAIRSFYINDLSKRINHKDFMNNIENFEFIWIIDWPMFEQEENKWQACHHPFTSPKNPEKLLDIKNKDLGTLTADAYDLVLNGFEIAGGSIRIHDYKLQKKIFELLDLSKTEIENKFGFFLSAFNYGVPPHGGIAFGIDRLLMLLIKNESIRDTIAFPKNNRGICLLTNSPSEISSDQLSILNLEFKK, from the coding sequence ATGGAAAAACTCTTTAGAACTCATACATGTGGTAATTTAACGCAGGGTGATATTACAAAAGAAATTATTATTAGTGGTTGAGTTAAAGATATTCGTATTAATAAATTTGGTATTTTTATTGATTTACGTGATATGTACGGAACAACACAAGTCATTGTTAAACCAGATAACGGATATTATAAAGAAATAAAAAATGTTAAAGTTGAATCTGTTTTAAAAGTAATTGGAACAGTTGTCTTACGAAAAAATAAAGATGCAAAAACTGCTAATGATATGATTGAAGTAGTAGCAAAAGATATTGAAATATTAAGCAATTCTATTAATTTACCATTTGTTATTAAAAATGATAATACGCTTGCTAGTGAAGAATTACGTTTACAATATCGCTATTTAGATTTAAGAAGACCAGCAATGAATTATAATATTAAATTTAAACACCAAGTTCTTAGTTGTTTACGAACATTTTTGAATCAAAATAATTTTTTAGAAATTGATACTCCTTGCTTAACAAAATCAACACCAGAAGGTGCTCGTGATTTTTTAGTTCCTGCTCGTATTCAAAAAAAACATTTTTATGCTTTACCACAATCACCACAAATTTATAAGCAATTATTAATGATATCAGGTATTGACAAATATTATCAAATCGCTAAATGTTTTCGTGATGAAGATTTTCGTGCTGATAGACAACCCGAATTTCAACAATTAGACTTAGAAATGGCATTTACTACTAGTAAAGAAATTAAATTAATAGTAGAAAATATGCTAATAAGTCTTTTTAATACTTTAAAAATTGGTAATATTCCTTCAACATTTTCATCAATTACCTATGATCAAGCAATGGATTTATATGGTAGTGATAAACCCGATTTACGTTGTACATGTAAGTTAATAAATATTAATATTAACAATAATAGTGATGGATTTATTTATAAGGGTTTTATAGTTAATGATAAAATGAACGAAACAACTATAAAAAAATTAACAGAAATTAGCAATCAGCATGGAGGAAAAACATTAATAATTTATGACTTAATTAAGAAAAAAATTATTCATAATAATTCTAAAGTAAAGGGTGATGATTTAGTTTTATCAGAAGAAATATCAAAAATAAAATATAATAATAATTTTTTAATTTTCGTATATGAACAACAAGATATTGCTAATAAAGTTATGGGTGCTATTAGAAGTTTTTATATTAATGATTTGTCAAAACGAATTAATCATAAAGATTTTATGAATAATATTGAAAACTTTGAATTTATTTGAATTATTGATTGACCAATGTTTGAACAGGAAGAAAATAAATGACAAGCTTGTCATCATCCTTTTACAAGTCCAAAAAATCCTGAAAAATTATTAGATATAAAAAATAAAGATTTAGGAACTTTAACTGCAGATGCTTATGATTTGGTTTTAAATGGTTTTGAAATTGCTGGTGGGAGCATTAGAATTCATGATTATAAATTACAGAAAAAGATTTTTGAATTATTAGATTTAAGTAAAACAGAAATTGAAAATAAATTTGGTTTTTTCTTATCAGCTTTTAATTACGGAGTTCCTCCACATGGTGGTATTGCTTTTGGTATTGATCGTTTATTAATGCTTTTAATTAAGAATGAATCAATTCGTGATACTATTGCTTTTCCTAAAAATAATCGTGGTATTTGTTTATTAACAAATAGTCCTAGTGAAATTTCATCTGATCAGTTATCAATATTAAATTTGGAATTTAAGAAGTAA
- a CDS encoding Mbov_0401 family ICE element transposase-like protein → MSFNYKWNFREQYAKIDKLVLEHITKKWEKRDWRIFKTRDKKKYKIVDYQYRTRKTLYGLVTYKRRIYEYFDEKLQKWVRICLVDEWLELPKYKRIGEDVEQTIIEYFADGKRYHDICAICKKAGISVSTIHRVFKNLEVIEANPVKVKLEKNQPIFVAIDDGHRKFWDFKRKGIKHSMRLIVTYTDNINHKVQNKRVKAIIRPTKTAIGVKKTAEFVKKHCQKFYENIEQAKIIICGDSAGWIKDVADYLGAEFVLDKFHLIRTLYLAIMSGNKGKYVKEYNNCKNLINNGQYEQLIDYLYKELDNHKKLKKKYFKNNKQGIENQSAKWNIGCYTETNIWHVLKEMLGNRTYNILIYIKMVISKYNKINTEIQLL, encoded by the coding sequence ATGAGTTTTAATTATAAATGAAATTTTAGAGAACAATATGCCAAAATTGATAAATTAGTTTTAGAACATATAACAAAGAAATGAGAAAAACGAGATTGAAGAATATTTAAAACAAGAGATAAAAAGAAATATAAAATAGTTGATTATCAATATCGAACAAGAAAAACATTATATGGATTAGTAACTTATAAAAGAAGAATTTATGAATATTTTGATGAAAAATTACAAAAATGAGTTCGTATTTGTTTAGTTGATGAATGACTAGAATTACCTAAATATAAAAGAATTGGTGAAGATGTTGAACAAACTATTATTGAATATTTTGCTGATGGAAAAAGATATCATGATATTTGTGCTATTTGTAAAAAAGCAGGTATTAGTGTTAGTACTATTCATAGAGTTTTTAAAAATTTAGAAGTAATTGAAGCAAATCCAGTAAAAGTAAAATTAGAAAAAAATCAACCTATTTTTGTAGCAATTGATGATGGACATCGAAAGTTTTGAGATTTTAAACGTAAAGGTATAAAACACTCTATGCGTTTAATAGTAACATATACAGATAATATTAATCACAAGGTACAAAATAAAAGAGTAAAAGCAATTATAAGACCAACAAAAACAGCAATTGGAGTTAAAAAAACTGCTGAATTTGTTAAAAAACATTGTCAAAAATTTTATGAAAATATTGAGCAAGCAAAAATTATTATTTGTGGTGATAGTGCTGGATGAATTAAAGATGTAGCAGATTATTTAGGTGCTGAGTTTGTTTTAGATAAATTCCATTTAATTAGAACATTATATCTTGCTATAATGTCTGGAAATAAAGGAAAGTATGTAAAAGAATATAATAATTGTAAAAATTTAATTAATAATGGTCAATATGAACAATTAATTGATTATTTATATAAAGAATTAGATAATCATAAAAAATTAAAGAAAAAATATTTTAAAAATAATAAACAAGGTATTGAAAATCAAAGTGCAAAGTGAAATATTGGTTGTTATACTGAAACTAATATTTGACATGTTTTAAAAGAAATGCTTGGTAATAGAACATATAATATTTTAATTTATATTAAAATGGTTATTTCTAAATATAATAAAATAAATACGGAGATACAATTATTATAA
- a CDS encoding RelA/SpoT family protein: MNNLTCKDFNQLLAEAKIFIKDPKQITKIKVAYEYALLKHKDQYRKNGDPYVYHVLSTAYNLVLWHLDVSSIQAGFLHDILEDTPTTFDELVVEFGLEVANLVLAVTKVSHFAKEKRNEIKANYLRKLYLSLAHDIRVIIIKMADRLHNIRTINFLNPEKQIIIAKETLEVYASIAHRLGMRKLQSELEDRSFAVLHPKEYKKIDNLINLDREKREKLVNEIIKELSKTLSQHKNLIFKIYGRSKHLYSIYRKMYYFGKDFDDIHDILAIRVVTNSIDSCYAILGYIHQSFTPVPGRFKDYIATPKNNMYQSLHTSVVFDNEIYELQIRTEEMEDFAEAGAASHWRYKEGENKNPKKRQAEIDEKLNIFQEILNLNDLNPNVDENILADNIAKDNNLEKEIRQDIFSDLIYVLTPNGNVITLPFGSTVLDFAFKVHTEIGETTVGARINGIYSPINTVLKSGDIVEIKTAKTARPSHDWLNIVKTNFAQHKIKKYLNNQQEKFNQENKIKDTENKEKIKKTKEKIEEYIIENHIRWKIAKRNVIMSRIRSLKYKTYEDFCLDVANGTYTIEQAVTTILYSDSATFQELKTKQQTTMNLSSNNEIIIENAPNTKTSLAHCCLPIPDEPIAGYITKGQGIKVHRLICPNVSLPERKERIIDTKWNLLATSDHLYNSKIQIRYLDRPALMTDVLNILGYLKAQIQSIDANNKLKENHGSLKILIKVSNIERLHQIISSIKKIPDIIAINRIIM, encoded by the coding sequence ATGAATAATTTAACTTGTAAAGATTTTAATCAATTATTAGCGGAAGCAAAAATATTTATCAAAGATCCTAAGCAAATTACAAAAATTAAAGTAGCTTATGAATATGCATTATTAAAACATAAAGATCAATATCGAAAGAATGGTGATCCTTATGTTTATCATGTTTTATCAACAGCATACAATTTAGTATTATGGCATTTAGATGTCTCTTCAATACAAGCAGGATTTTTACATGATATTTTAGAAGATACACCAACAACTTTTGATGAGTTAGTAGTAGAATTTGGTTTGGAAGTTGCTAATTTAGTTTTAGCTGTAACTAAAGTTAGCCATTTTGCAAAAGAAAAAAGAAATGAAATTAAAGCTAATTATTTACGTAAATTATATTTAAGTTTAGCTCATGATATTCGTGTCATTATTATTAAAATGGCAGATCGTTTACATAATATTAGAACTATTAATTTTTTAAATCCTGAAAAACAAATAATTATTGCTAAAGAAACTTTAGAAGTTTATGCTTCTATTGCTCATCGTCTAGGTATGCGTAAATTACAATCAGAACTAGAAGATCGTTCTTTTGCAGTATTACATCCTAAAGAGTATAAAAAAATTGATAACCTTATTAATTTAGATCGTGAAAAACGTGAAAAATTAGTTAATGAAATTATTAAAGAATTAAGTAAAACATTATCACAACATAAAAATTTAATTTTTAAAATTTATGGTCGTAGTAAACACTTATATTCTATTTATCGTAAAATGTATTATTTTGGAAAAGATTTTGATGATATACATGATATTTTAGCAATTAGAGTTGTTACTAATTCTATTGATAGTTGTTATGCCATTTTGGGTTATATTCATCAAAGTTTTACTCCTGTTCCGGGTAGATTTAAAGATTATATTGCAACACCAAAAAATAATATGTATCAATCATTACATACATCTGTTGTTTTTGATAATGAAATTTATGAATTACAAATTAGAACTGAAGAAATGGAAGATTTTGCTGAAGCAGGTGCAGCTTCGCATTGAAGATATAAAGAAGGGGAAAATAAAAATCCTAAGAAACGTCAAGCAGAAATTGATGAAAAATTAAATATTTTTCAAGAAATATTAAATTTAAATGACTTAAATCCAAATGTTGATGAAAACATATTAGCAGATAATATTGCCAAAGATAATAATTTAGAAAAAGAAATTCGACAAGATATTTTTAGTGATTTAATTTATGTATTAACTCCAAATGGTAATGTTATAACATTACCATTTGGTTCAACTGTTTTAGATTTTGCTTTTAAAGTTCATACTGAAATTGGTGAAACAACAGTGGGTGCAAGAATAAATGGTATTTATTCTCCTATTAATACTGTTTTAAAATCAGGGGATATTGTTGAAATTAAAACCGCAAAAACCGCACGTCCTTCTCATGATTGATTAAATATTGTTAAGACCAATTTTGCTCAACATAAAATAAAAAAATATTTAAATAATCAGCAAGAAAAATTTAATCAAGAAAATAAAATTAAAGATACAGAAAACAAAGAGAAAATAAAAAAAACAAAGGAAAAAATAGAAGAATATATTATTGAAAATCACATTCGTTGAAAAATTGCAAAACGTAATGTTATTATGTCAAGAATTAGATCATTAAAATATAAAACGTATGAAGATTTTTGCTTAGATGTTGCTAATGGAACTTATACAATTGAACAGGCGGTTACTACTATTTTATATAGTGATTCAGCAACATTTCAAGAATTAAAAACTAAACAACAAACAACAATGAATTTAAGTAGTAATAATGAAATTATTATTGAAAATGCCCCCAATACTAAAACATCATTGGCTCATTGTTGCTTACCTATTCCTGATGAACCAATTGCGGGTTATATTACTAAAGGGCAAGGTATTAAAGTTCATCGTTTAATTTGTCCTAATGTTAGTTTGCCAGAGCGGAAAGAACGTATTATTGATACTAAGTGAAATTTATTAGCAACCAGTGATCATCTTTATAATTCAAAAATTCAAATTCGATATTTAGATCGACCAGCATTGATGACTGATGTTTTAAATATTTTGGGCTATTTAAAGGCACAAATTCAAAGTATTGATGCTAATAATAAACTTAAGGAAAATCATGGAAGTTTAAAAATTTTAATTAAAGTTTCTAATATTGAACGTTTACATCAAATTATTTCATCAATTAAAAAAATTCCTGATATTATTGCAATAAACAGAATAATTATGTAA
- a CDS encoding single-stranded DNA-binding protein, whose amino-acid sequence MINNVVLVGKLMNEPEIIPTREQIPTKWTKFIMAVERPFKNRQNQFEIDFITIKTWIANTEELKTLLKKNAIIGIKGRIQTFANKSNDFYYTEIIADRIIYLT is encoded by the coding sequence ATGATAAATAATGTTGTATTAGTAGGTAAATTAATGAATGAACCAGAAATAATACCAACCAGAGAACAAATTCCAACAAAATGAACCAAGTTTATAATGGCAGTTGAAAGACCTTTTAAAAATCGTCAAAATCAATTTGAAATTGATTTTATCACTATTAAAACTTGAATAGCTAATACAGAGGAATTAAAAACACTATTAAAAAAGAATGCAATTATTGGTATTAAAGGTAGAATTCAAACATTTGCTAATAAATCTAATGATTTTTACTATACAGAAATTATTGCTGATCGTATTATTTATTTAACTTAA